From Phormidium ambiguum IAM M-71, the proteins below share one genomic window:
- the alaS gene encoding alanine--tRNA ligase yields the protein MPASLPYLSGSEIRQKFLNFFAQKGHQILPSASLVPEDPTVLLTIAGMLPFKPIFLGQRTPEFPRATTSQKCIRTNDIENVGRTARHHTFFEMLGNFSFGDYFKEQAIAYAWELSTTVFGLPKERIAVSVFEEDDEALAIWRDRIGVPEKRIKRMGADDNFWNSGPTGPCGPCSELYYDFHPERGDDEIDLNDDSRFIEFYNLVFMQYNQDAEGNLTPLKSKNIDTGMGLERMAQILQGVPNNYETDLIFPIIKTAAEIAGIDYAKADEKTKVSLKVIGDHVRSVVHMIADEIRASNIGRGYVLRRLIRRVVRHGRLIGISSEFTPKVAETAIALSESAYPNVRQRETTIKAELQREENRFLKTLARGEKLLEETIERVKKAGKTEIPGNDAFTLYDTYGFPLELTQEIAEEEGLTIDLLGYEAAMKEQTTRSQSAHETIDLTVQGSLDKLAENIHATQFLGYTEAVANAKVEVLLIDGEAVEEAEAGSEIQIVLDRTPFYAESGGQIGDRGTISGYGSIVSIHDVKKESDFFVHFGRIERGSLRVGDSVNAQIDRSCRRRVQANHSATHLLQAALKKIVDDSISQAGSLVAFDRLRFDFNCSRALTLAEIQQVEELVNTWIAEAHAGVVEVLPIAEAKAKGAIAMFGEKYGEEVRVLDFGVSMELCGGTHVNNTAEIGVFKIISETGVAAGIRRIEAVAGPAVLEYLNLRDKVVRELSDRFKAKPEEIPERITNLQNELKATQKELETLKGELAITKSDQLLSQAETVGEFQILVAEIPNVDAESLKTAAERLQQKLGEAAVILASSPEPQKVNFVAVFSPKVNKKGLQAGKFIGQIAKICGGGGGGRPNLAQAGGRDATKLTEALETARKQLREGL from the coding sequence ATGCCTGCATCCCTTCCATATCTTAGCGGTAGCGAAATTCGACAAAAGTTCCTCAACTTCTTTGCCCAAAAAGGACATCAAATTTTGCCTAGCGCCTCTTTAGTCCCGGAAGATCCCACTGTTTTGTTAACTATTGCTGGGATGCTACCCTTTAAGCCGATTTTTTTGGGACAGAGAACTCCCGAATTTCCTCGCGCTACTACATCACAAAAGTGTATTCGGACTAACGATATTGAAAATGTCGGGCGTACCGCAAGGCATCATACTTTTTTTGAGATGCTAGGTAATTTTAGCTTTGGAGATTATTTTAAAGAACAAGCGATCGCTTATGCCTGGGAACTCTCTACAACAGTTTTTGGTTTACCTAAAGAACGCATTGCTGTTAGCGTGTTTGAAGAAGATGACGAAGCTTTGGCAATTTGGCGGGATCGAATAGGCGTACCAGAAAAGCGAATTAAACGCATGGGCGCAGATGATAACTTTTGGAATTCCGGCCCAACTGGACCATGTGGCCCTTGTTCAGAATTATATTACGATTTTCATCCCGAACGCGGTGACGATGAGATCGATCTAAACGATGATTCTCGATTTATTGAATTTTATAACCTGGTTTTCATGCAATATAACCAGGATGCTGAGGGTAATTTAACTCCCTTAAAAAGCAAGAATATTGACACCGGAATGGGATTGGAAAGAATGGCGCAAATCCTCCAAGGTGTTCCTAATAATTATGAAACAGATTTGATTTTTCCGATTATCAAAACGGCAGCAGAAATCGCGGGCATTGATTACGCCAAAGCTGATGAAAAAACCAAGGTTTCTTTAAAAGTAATTGGCGATCACGTTCGTTCCGTCGTTCACATGATTGCTGATGAAATTCGGGCATCAAATATTGGGCGCGGTTATGTTTTGCGGCGGTTAATTCGTCGGGTAGTTCGTCATGGTAGATTGATAGGAATTTCGTCAGAATTTACTCCGAAAGTTGCAGAAACTGCGATCGCTCTTTCTGAATCAGCTTACCCCAACGTGCGGCAAAGAGAAACCACAATTAAAGCGGAATTGCAAAGGGAAGAAAATCGCTTCTTAAAAACTTTGGCAAGGGGTGAAAAACTGCTGGAAGAAACTATTGAAAGAGTTAAAAAAGCAGGGAAAACAGAAATTCCTGGAAATGATGCTTTTACCCTTTATGATACTTACGGTTTTCCCTTAGAACTCACTCAAGAAATTGCTGAAGAAGAGGGATTAACGATAGATTTACTTGGGTATGAAGCGGCGATGAAGGAACAAACAACGCGATCGCAATCGGCCCACGAAACTATAGACTTAACTGTACAAGGTTCTCTGGATAAATTGGCTGAAAATATCCACGCCACTCAGTTTTTAGGTTATACCGAAGCGGTAGCTAATGCTAAAGTTGAAGTGCTGCTTATCGATGGTGAGGCAGTAGAAGAAGCGGAAGCAGGCAGCGAAATTCAAATTGTTTTGGATCGGACTCCATTTTATGCTGAATCTGGCGGACAAATTGGCGATCGCGGTACAATTAGCGGCTATGGTTCGATCGTTAGCATTCACGATGTGAAAAAAGAATCAGATTTCTTTGTGCATTTTGGTCGGATTGAAAGAGGTAGTTTACGAGTAGGAGATAGCGTCAACGCGCAGATCGATCGATCTTGCCGTCGGCGCGTGCAAGCTAATCACAGCGCTACCCATTTGTTACAAGCTGCATTGAAGAAAATTGTCGATGATTCTATCTCTCAAGCAGGTTCTTTGGTAGCATTCGATCGCTTACGCTTCGACTTCAATTGTTCCCGTGCTTTAACTTTAGCAGAAATCCAACAAGTTGAAGAATTAGTTAACACTTGGATCGCTGAAGCACACGCCGGAGTTGTGGAAGTTTTGCCCATAGCAGAAGCCAAAGCGAAAGGTGCGATCGCCATGTTTGGGGAAAAATATGGGGAAGAAGTTAGAGTGTTAGATTTTGGAGTTTCGATGGAACTTTGTGGCGGAACTCATGTTAATAACACTGCTGAAATTGGGGTGTTTAAAATTATCTCAGAAACAGGTGTAGCTGCCGGAATTAGACGCATTGAAGCAGTTGCAGGGCCAGCAGTGTTAGAATACTTAAATCTACGGGATAAGGTAGTGCGAGAATTGAGCGATCGCTTTAAAGCAAAACCCGAAGAAATTCCCGAAAGAATCACCAACTTACAAAACGAACTAAAAGCGACTCAAAAGGAATTAGAAACCTTAAAAGGCGAATTAGCAATTACCAAATCCGATCAATTATTATCTCAAGCAGAAACAGTCGGCGAATTTCAAATCCTAGTAGCTGAAATCCCAAATGTTGATGCTGAATCATTAAAAACTGCCGCCGAAAGACTACAGCAAAAATTAGGTGAAGCAGCCGTAATTTTAGCTTCCAGTCCTGAACCACAAAAGGTAAATTTCGTAGCAGTTTTTAGTCCAAAAGTCAATAAAAAAGGCTTACAAGCTGGCAAATTTATCGGACAAATCGCCAAAATTTGCGGTGGCGGTGGCGGTGGCAGACCAAATTTAGCCCAAGCAGGTGGACGAGATGCCACAAAATTAACAGAAGCCTTAGAAACTGCTCGTAAACAATTACGAGAAGGATTGTAA
- a CDS encoding phytoene desaturase family protein, with amino-acid sequence MNQPKRKVDILIIGAGHNGLVSAIILARQGFNVLILEEKPVIGGACRTEKPFKTAPNLGTSTGAYLLGLMPPELLQILNINLPKIRRDPHYFLPTTDNKYLLFGSDREAMKQQFINFFSEVDWKANEALQNEISQIREDIAPTWLNPPLSIEETAEKYVRPQLRQIFIDLCRKSVGEYLDRFNFKSDLIKAMYAVTDGFSGLCGTWDTPGTGMNFLIHNMCRLPGSDGTWMVVKGGMGTITQTLANEAIKAGAKIETRKGVSQILVENNQVKGVVLADDSEVSAHTIIVNADPFRMQELVGEEKLPKEYNQRLDSYRKNGTTFKVNMCLKDLPKFTCLPENKGQFNTTIHLLPDESEVMRSLNTTFAEVQAGILPDFPTIEWYIHTTIDPSLQDEAGRHNSALFVQWVPYELTGTTWEKEESRYVNHLLSICDRFAPGTTELVQEVFPLHPQKIEQHFGITRGHIHHVDNSYGFSDRLPYTTPISGLYSASAGCHPAGSVIGAAGYNAAQIVLQELKIS; translated from the coding sequence TATCAGCAATAATCCTAGCACGCCAAGGATTTAACGTACTAATTTTAGAAGAAAAACCCGTAATAGGAGGCGCTTGTCGAACCGAAAAACCCTTCAAAACCGCCCCAAACTTAGGAACATCAACAGGCGCATACCTACTCGGTTTAATGCCTCCCGAACTACTACAAATACTCAACATAAACTTACCAAAAATTCGCCGCGATCCCCATTATTTTTTGCCTACTACTGATAACAAATATTTGCTTTTTGGTTCAGATCGAGAAGCAATGAAACAGCAATTTATTAACTTCTTTTCCGAAGTAGACTGGAAAGCAAACGAAGCATTACAAAACGAGATCTCACAAATCAGAGAAGATATCGCCCCTACTTGGTTAAATCCGCCCCTTTCAATTGAAGAAACCGCCGAAAAATATGTCCGTCCACAACTGCGGCAAATATTTATTGATTTGTGTCGAAAATCAGTGGGGGAATATCTCGATCGCTTTAATTTCAAAAGCGATCTAATTAAAGCAATGTATGCTGTCACTGATGGATTTTCGGGACTTTGCGGCACTTGGGATACACCCGGAACTGGGATGAATTTTTTAATTCATAATATGTGTAGATTGCCGGGAAGTGACGGAACTTGGATGGTAGTTAAAGGGGGAATGGGAACTATTACCCAAACTTTGGCTAATGAAGCAATTAAAGCTGGCGCAAAAATTGAAACAAGGAAGGGTGTCAGCCAAATTTTAGTAGAAAATAATCAAGTTAAAGGTGTAGTTTTAGCTGATGATAGCGAAGTTTCTGCTCATACAATTATTGTTAATGCCGATCCTTTCCGAATGCAAGAATTAGTAGGAGAGGAAAAATTACCAAAGGAATATAACCAAAGGTTAGATAGTTACCGGAAAAACGGGACAACTTTTAAGGTGAATATGTGTTTAAAAGACTTGCCAAAATTCACTTGTTTACCGGAAAATAAAGGACAGTTTAACACCACAATTCATTTATTACCGGATGAATCGGAAGTAATGCGATCGCTAAACACCACATTCGCTGAAGTTCAAGCCGGAATCTTACCTGATTTCCCGACAATTGAATGGTATATTCACACAACTATCGATCCATCTTTACAAGATGAAGCAGGAAGACATAATTCAGCATTATTTGTGCAATGGGTACCTTATGAACTAACAGGAACGACTTGGGAAAAAGAGGAAAGTCGCTATGTAAATCATTTGTTATCAATTTGCGATCGCTTTGCCCCCGGAACAACTGAATTAGTGCAAGAAGTCTTTCCTTTACATCCCCAAAAAATTGAGCAGCATTTTGGCATTACCAGAGGACATATTCACCACGTTGATAACTCTTATGGATTTAGCGATCGCCTTCCATATACTACACCAATATCCGGGCTTTATTCCGCCAGTGCAGGTTGTCATCCAGCCGGATCGGTTATTGGTGCAGCGGGTTATAATGCGGCTCAAATTGTGCTGCAAGAACTTAAAATTTCGTAA
- a CDS encoding VanZ family protein — protein sequence MNYSKMRASNKIWIFACCIYLGFLIVISTSASLKSFAYLLKSIPFADTFLHFLLLGIASFLSHLALNKRYVMVFGILFPQAPLIIAICCIVDEILQTLSPKGTASILDLIADLAGIVLFYCLAEKVKLKH from the coding sequence ATGAACTATTCCAAGATGAGAGCGTCAAACAAAATTTGGATTTTTGCTTGTTGCATCTACTTAGGTTTTTTAATTGTTATTTCTACTTCTGCATCTTTAAAAAGTTTTGCATATCTATTAAAAAGTATCCCTTTCGCTGATACATTTCTGCATTTTTTATTACTAGGAATAGCAAGTTTTTTGAGTCATTTAGCCTTGAATAAACGCTATGTAATGGTATTTGGGATACTTTTTCCCCAAGCTCCGTTAATTATAGCTATCTGTTGTATAGTAGATGAAATACTGCAAACACTTTCACCCAAAGGAACTGCCAGTATTTTAGACTTAATCGCTGACTTGGCTGGAATTGTATTGTTTTATTGTTTGGCCGAAAAGGTAAAATTGAAGCATTGA
- a CDS encoding zf-TFIIB domain-containing protein, with amino-acid sequence MKCPACGNELTQKLAGNIMVDACEGGCGGIWFDRFELDKVDNLEEQEGESLLNITKSPEVEVNPNLRRYCPKCSNLPMMRHYYSIKRQVLVDQCPGCGGFWLDAGELAEIRSQFSTEMEKEIVTDQYIANIVGKYIGR; translated from the coding sequence ATGAAATGTCCTGCTTGTGGTAATGAATTAACTCAGAAATTAGCTGGAAATATCATGGTTGATGCCTGCGAGGGTGGTTGTGGGGGGATTTGGTTTGACAGATTTGAATTGGACAAAGTAGATAACTTGGAAGAACAAGAAGGAGAAAGTCTGCTCAACATTACGAAAAGTCCAGAAGTAGAAGTAAATCCCAATTTGAGAAGATACTGTCCTAAGTGTTCCAATCTGCCAATGATGCGGCATTATTACAGTATTAAAAGACAAGTTTTAGTCGATCAATGTCCTGGCTGTGGAGGTTTTTGGTTAGATGCAGGAGAGTTGGCAGAAATTCGCAGTCAGTTTAGTACGGAAATGGAAAAAGAGATTGTGACCGATCAATATATTGCTAATATTGTTGGTAAATATATTGGAAGATGA